ATGAAGCGATGACGAATTTGCCCAGTTTAACAATGGCATCAAAATCGCTTGTTGCAACAGCCTTTGTCATGATGGCCAGCACCCCGTACGGAGTCAGGCGTAATACAAGCGTGACAACCCTCATAACTATAGAATAGATGGAATCGACCAGACCCTTGAATTGGTCTGCCTGGGCAGGCTCTTTCCGTTTGACCCCTAAATAAGCAAGGCCGATAATCGCCGCAAAGATTACGACAGCAATCGTTGAAGTCGGTCTCTGGCCAGTGAAATCAAGGAAAGGATTGGCCGGCAGAAGCTGAAGGACTTTACTCGGAAAGCTTTGATCCTGAATTTGGGTATACGTTTGTTCAAGCTGCTGTCCTCTTAGCTGCTCCGCATCCCCTCCGTGTATCTGGACTGCTTCAAGATTAAATCCGAATGCAGTGCTGATTCCGACGGCTGCAGAGACAGCTGTCGTGCCGATCAGCAGCAGCAAAATCAGACCCGCGATCCTTCCGAGATTTTTCGTCAGCTTCAGTTTTGTAAAAGCAGAAAGAATAGAAATGAAGACAAGAGGCATCGTGACCATTTGCAGCAGCTTTACATATCCGTATCCGACCACATTGTACCAATCCATGGAAAGCGAGAGTTCATCAGATGTTTTGCCGTAAATCCAATGAAGGACAAAACCAAATACAAGACCCAGCCCCAGTGCAGTGAAGACCCTTTTTGAAAAAGAAATCCGCTTCCTCTGCATATAGACCAGGACGCCGGCAAGAATCAGAAAGGCCAAGATGTTGAGTACCACAAACCATTCGTTCATCGTTCATCCCTCCTGCGTGTTTTCAGAAAGCCATGCCTTCTGTATTGAATGTATATGCGCAGGTGTGAGAAAAACTTCCGGATGAACAAAAATAAGGGGAATTACCACACACAGGGAAGGGGAAAAAAGATGAGAAAAAACAGCATTTCCTATGATTCTTTCAAATGGAGACATTTGATATGGGGCATCATTTTTTCATTCCTATTAGTCCCGATCGCTTCTTCTTTATTGGCTGAAATTCTTTTTACAAGCGGAAAATGGCTCCTGCCTGGAATAGATGGCCTATCCGCCTATGCCCTTGACCGTCTTCAAACGGCTGCCATTTCTTTATTTCAAATGCTTGGGGCATGTCTGTTCCTGCTATTCTATGGTCCTATGAAGAAACTGATTCGGCCGGTATTATCGCTCAAGCCTCTCCGGATGAAAAAAACGTACCTGCTCATCTTCGGATTAATGATTGCAACCTATCTTATGGGCTTCCTGATTGATTACTTTTTCCCTTCCTCAGCAAAGGATCAGCTGAATGAGTTGAGTCTGGCGCAGGTTTGGGATATGCACCCCGGATTGATTATCCTCACATTCTTAGCGACTTCCCTGTTCGTCCCTATTTATGAGGAGTTCATTTTCCGTGGAGTCATCCTGACATTTTTTCAATCTAAATATTCTTATTTAACGAGCAGCATCTTATCCAGCCTTCTATTCGGAATCGCCCATTTCTATTCACTCGGAGTCGTCATTTCTGCTTTTTTCGCAGGCCTCCTTCTTTCGTACCTCTTTAAGAAAACCGGCTCCATCACACCCGGAATCCTTTTTCACATGGTAAACAACGCAGCAGTTCTATTTCTGTCGCAATATTTATAAATTTTAGATTATCTTTATATTCCACACATGCTATAATTCTTTTGTTATTAAACTTACATTTTATTGGAGGAAATACTTATGCAAAAAACACTATCCATTCTTGAAACTGGAGTGGCTAAAATCTAATCGATCCTAAAACACTCCGGTTTCTCAAAATCTTTTACGTATCGGATTAATTTGAGAAAGTTGGAGAATACATTGAAAAAGCATACTCTCGCATCGCATAATATCAACATTTTATTTTGGTCCCAATTCTTTGGGACGATCAGTTTTATACAGCCGGTATTGACCCTTTTTTATATGGAAAGAGGATTGACGGAAGCAAACATTTTGGTCGTATTGATGTTTTGGAGCGGCGGTGTCTTGCTCGGGGAAGTACCGACAGGCGTTTTCGCTGACAGATTTGGTCCAAAGGCCTCATTTATCACTGGCGCTTTTGTGAAAATGGCAAGCATATCGATCCTCTTCTTTGCGGATAATATTGGGCTGTTCTGTTTATACAGCGCCATAAACGGGATTTCCGTCACGTTCTTCTCAGGGGCCGATGAGGCTCTGATTTACGAGTCATTGAAAAAGTCAGATGAACAAAACCTTATGGATTCTGCCATGGGAAAAATTCAATCAGCCGGTTTCATCTCCATGATTGCAGCCGTACTATTTGGGTCTTACATGGCAAGGGATTTGCAGAATGAACAATTCATCCTTCTGATTGCTCTAGGGTTATGCTTTCAGGTAGTTGAGGTGATCTTTCTGTTCTTCTTGAAAAACCCATCCGATCACCTTCATTACCGGGAGAATCCTTTCACACAAGTCGCTGAAGGAATGAAAGCCATCAAAAAGGCTCCGCAGCTTCTTGTGATGTTTTTAAACGTGACACTTGTTTTCATTCCGGCTGGAGCAGTGTTTAAAAACTTTGATCAGCCATTTCTAAAGGATGCTGGCCTCCCTGTTGAATGGATTGGCGTCATGTATGCCCTATCGGCTTTGATGGGATTTTTCGCTTCGAGATCCATTCATTTAATGACCAAGCGCTTTTCACGCGTATTTTTAATGAACGCGACAGGGCTTCTTGCAGTAGGCGGCCTCGTACTGGCAGCTTCTCTCGGTGATATTTTATGGACTGCGCTCGGTGCTTTTTTTCTACTGACATTCGTCAGGGCCGTGCGCTATCCAATTTACGCGCAGCTCAGCAATGATTTGATTCCGTCAGAAGTCAGGGCTACCACCATATCCCTGCTGTCAATCCTTGATTCCGTCTGCGATTTGGTGATATTCGGTTCCCTGACCGGATTGGCTGTCATGGGATTGCCAAAGCTTTTCTTCGCCTGTGCTGCCATCACTTTGATTGGAACCCTGCTTCCGATTCGTGCTGCTGCACAGAGGTCATTGAGTAAAAAAGCTATATCTTAAAACGAAAGGACTGCCCGCTTATATATGCGGTACAGTCCTTTTTTTCGTGTTATTTAGCAGCAAAATGTTCCTCTGCACTTGTTTCGACAAAGCTGCAATCCGGAATCAGCGGATTCTTCCTCAACTGGATTTGAAGATGGTTCAAAAGAGGCAAGAGCTTTTCTCTATCTTTTTCATCCAATTGAAACTCAAATCCGTAGCGGCAAACCCCTTGATGCAAGTCCTCAGACCACACGATGGTCCCTTTGAAGCGGACGGTGTGTCCAAATATTTCAGCCTCTATGGCTAGAATGATATCATTTCGAACCGGTAGATTAATAGAAGAAGCAAACCGAAGCCCGCCTGGCCCAATATTTTCAATCAATATCTCCGTTGTACCCAACCGCACCTTTTTATGGTTGATTTCAATGATGGTCATATTGGCAGCAAGCGGATATTGAAACGACACCCGGAAAAACTTTCGCTTGGATTTATTAAGGTTCTTCTGTTTTTCAACAACCGGTTTGATGATTTTTTTCTTAAGTTTCTCTGCAAATTCCTTATGATCTACCGGCCTGCTGAATAGGAATCCCTGTATTTGATCACATTGCTTTTTCTTCATTCTTTCGAGGTGGCTTATCTGCTCTACCCCTTCAGCTACTACATTCATATTCAAGGCATGGGCCAAATTAATGAGGTTAGCCGCAATCGCCTGGTCTTCCGGATTAGTATCCAGGTTTTGAATAAAGGAGCGGTCGATTTTCAAGGTATCGAATTTAAACTTCTTTAAATATGTCAACGACGAATACCCTGTGCCGAAGTCATCCAATACAAGCTTGATTCCCAAATCTCTCAGCTGCTCCAAGGTCCGGAATACGGCATCATGATATTGGATCATGGTGCTTTCGGTAATCTCTATTTCAATGAAGCTTGAGTCAATTTGATATTTTTCCAACGTCGCTTGGATGGCCTCGGTCAAATTATTGCGCAGGAACCGATTTGCTGACACATTGACAGATACCGGTACAATTTGTATTCCTTCTTCCTGCCATTTTGACAGCTGTGCACAGACCTCATCAAGAACCCAGTCCCCAATATCAATAATCAAACCAGATTCCTCAGCAAGCGGGATGAATTCTCCCGGTGATATGATGCCCCATTCCGGGTGGCTCCACCTGATCAGCGCCTCTGCTGCAACGATCTTCCCTGTTGTGGTTTCCACACGGGGCTGATAGTGCAGGAAGAATTGATTTTCCTGGAGGGCCGTCCTCATATCCTTTTCAAGGGAGTACTGTTTAAAGGATTCCACGTTCATGGAAGAATGATAGACCTGTACGGTATTTTTCCCTAGCTGCTTCGCGTGGTATAGCGCCGCATCGGCATGTTTCAGAATGGAATCAGCGTCATTGCCGTCCTCTGGGTACTGGCTGATTCCGATGCTGGTGGTGACATGAAGTTCATAGTCCTGTATAAAGTAAGGCTCCTGGATGGCTTCCCTATGGACCAACCCGCCTTGATTGCGTCATCTAAATCCTCTGGCTCTTTCAGGAGGACGGAAAACTCATCTCCGGCCATTCTCGATATAAACATTTGCTGATTCGAATGGGTCCTCAATCTATTGGCCACTTCTATCAAAAGTTCGTCCCCGATGGTATGTCCCAACGTGTCGTTGATATGCTTGAACCTGTCTAAGTCTAAATAGAGAATCGCAAAAGAAGGGCACTCCTCAATCAGCAGCTTCAATTCCTCATCGAACTTCCTTCTATTCGGAAGATCCGTCAGATAGTCGTGGTGGGCCAAATGATTCATGACTTCCTGGTTTCTTTTTTGTTCTGTAATATCCGTCGTGATTCCATCAATTCTTAGGAACTGTCCCTCTTCAATGATCGGGATGATGCTCGCTTCTATCCATCTGATTTCGCCGGTCGAATGAAAGATTCGACACTGTTTCTTTACGGTCTTCCCTTGTTTCATCTGTTTAAATTCATTTTTTATGGCAAGGAAATCCTCAGGATAAATTGCATTCATCAACTGTTCGATGCATTCTTCGAAATAGCTCGCAGGATAGCCAAATATGTTCTCAACACCCTTTGAACAGAATAAGACCCTAGGTTCCAGGATATCGATTGACCATATGGCCACATCCAGATTGTTGTAGATATTGCGGAATTGCTTTTCGCTTTCCACCAGCTTTTTCTCCGCATATCTGCGCTCAGTGATATCATGGATGGTTCCGATGATTCTTGAAATCTCGCCGGAGGGCTTCAAAAGGATATCCGACTGCTGATGGACAATCCTGACTTCATCGTCCATTCGGATGATTTTATACTCAATGCTGAAGCTTTTACGGTTTTTTATCGCCTGCTGAAAGATGCTGATGAATCTCATCCGGTCTGAAGGATGGATGAATTCCAAGTATGTTTCATAGGAAGCCTTAAACTCTGCATGGGGGTTCATTCCAAAAATCTTATACATTTGAAGGGACCAATAAGCTTCATTTGCTTCATAATCGTAGTCCCAGCTGCCGATGTTCGCCATCTTCTGGGCATGTACAAGGCTGTCTTGGACTTTGTGAAGTGCTTCTTCCTGCGCTCTTGATCTTGTGATATCCTTGGCAATTCCAAATACCCCGACGATTTTCCCGTCCATCATCATCGGAATGTTTGTAATGTTGACGGCAACCCTCTGCCCGTTTTTATGGATTCCGACTGAATTATAATTCTGTGGCGACCCTTCAGCAGCTTTAGCAAAGCATTCATTCGTATAGTCGAGATACTCTTCCGCTACCAGGCTGTGGAATGAATAGGCCAATTCTTCCCTCGAATAGCCGAGGAATCGGCATAAAGAGTCATTGCAGTCGACAAAAGCACCATCCAACCCTAATAAATAGACGGCATCCGGATGATTTTCAAATAATGATCGATACTTCTGTTCATTCAAGTCGAGCTCTTTTTTCAAGTTTTCTTCTTCTGTAATATTTTTCGAGATTCCAATCGCTCCAACCACTTCCCCTTCGTCCGTAATGGGGATGGTGATGCAATTGACCAAAATCGGATCTCCGCTTTTTGCTTTGATGGCAAATATGGAGTTCTGCGTTTTCCCTTTAAGGACACGATTGAAAAGCTCCATGGAAGTATCCAGATACTCTTCTACGACGAAAGGGATAAAACTTTCGCCGATCATGTCCTTTTTACTGTACCCGGTTGTCTTAGAAGTGGCTTCGTTAATATTTAAAATCGTTCCGTCCCGATCCAAGATGAAAGTCAAATCAATATGATTGTTGAACAATGCTTCATATACCTTTTTATCATTGATGCTAAGGCTTGGAAGATTAGCTGATTCCATTGAATCTTCTTTTTGTCTTGAAAAAAAAGCAGAAATTTTCATCGTTCATCTTCCTTTGCATGATTATCGTCCCTCTTGAACCCTGGTGATTAATACCTATAAATCAATCATATTATATGAATCATAGCAAAAAATGTCGAAACTTGGAATATAAATCCTAGTAATATATTACATTTGACTTAATTTGTTTGATTATTCCAGTAAAGGGAATAGTCTAGAAATAACTAATTGAGGTGATTCCATGTTTAATACGACATTCAGCGAAACCTATGTTGCTTCCTATTTAAAGACGAAAATGAAAGAGTTCGAGGATAAGGTGAAGGAGGACGGCCTCAGCAGCGAGGAGCGAATCAAGATCGATGGGAAAATGGAAGCCTACCAGGAATTCCTGGATCATTTTGAACTGGATCGATATGAACTGAAAGAAGATTAAAAAATAAGGATCGGCGGGGCGCTCTGATTAGCGAGCTTACCCGGCGATCCTTTTTTTGTTTGTCTAGTTTCCGCTTTTCTACTTACCATGCATCTTAAACTCAAGGAACAGCTCGTTGTAGTGAGCGAGCATTTTCTTTCCGAGGTTTTCGTAGACTTCCAGTTTGTCGGTCATGTCGTCTGTTGGATAGAAGCGTGTATCCGAGGAGACATCTTTTGGAAGGTATGTTAATGCCTTCGCGTTTGGCGTGGAGTATCCGACGTAGTCCGCATTTTGCGCTGCGTGCTTCGGATCGAGCATGAAGTTGATAAACTCATGCGCTCCTTTCACATTTTTGGCTGTCTTCGGAATGACCATATTGTCAAACCAAAGATTTGTCCCTTCCTTCGGGAGCACGTAGTCCAGTTTATCATTTTCATACATGATCTCGGCTGCGTCGCCGGACCAAACAACGCCAACGGCCGCTTCTTCGTTAGCCAGGAGCATCTTTATTTCATCTCCGACAATGGCTTTGATATTCGGTGTCAGCTTATCAAGCTTGTGTTTTGCTTCTTGCAGATGCTTTTCATTTGTATCATTCAAGGAGTAGTGAAGGCTGTTAAGTCCCATCCCCATGACTTCGCGGGCTCCATCCACGAGCAGGATTTGGTTCTTGAGATCCTTATCCCACAAGTCATTCCAGGAAGTGATTTTCTTGCCCCCCAGCATATCAGGATTGTAGACAATCCCGACCGTTCCCCAGAAGTAAGGAACAGAATATTTATTATCCGGATCGAAAGACAGGTCCATGAACTTAGGATTGATGTATTTCAAGTTTGGCAGTTTGGACTTGTCGATCGGCAGAAGCAGATGCTCTCCATTCATTTTTTCAATCGCATATTCAGAAGGGACGGCTACATCGTAAGTGGTCCCACCCTGCTGGATTTTAGTCATCATTGCTTCATTGGAATCAAATGTCTGGTAAATGACCTTCATTCCCGATTCCTTCTCAAATTCTTTAATCAAATCCGGGTCGATATAGTCTCCCCAGTTGTAGATCGTCAATGTATTTTTGCCGCCGTATCCTTCAGAAGAATTCAATTTATCGACGAGCAGAATGAGTGCGCCGGAAATGAGGAGGATCGCTATAAATACACGCATCAGCTGCTTCATTTTCTAACCCCCATTCTTCCCGCTTTCATATTCCGCTGATTAATGAAGTAGTAGCCCACGACCAATATCATCGTGAACAAGAAGATCAGCGTCGACAACGCATTGATTGTCAATGAGATTCCTTGGCGTGCCATGGAATAGATTTCAACCGACAAGGTAGAGAATCCATTTCCGGTCACAAAGAATGTGACAGCAAAATCGTCCAGGGAGTAGGTCAATGCCATGAAGAATCCTGCGAAGATCCCAGGAGTGATGTAAGGCAAAATGACCTTTGACAGGACATCCCAGCGGCTCGCGCCGAGATCCTTTGCTGCATCGATCAAGGATGAGCTCATTTCCTGCAGTTTCGGCAGGACCATGATGACGACAATCGGAACGCTGAAAGCAATATGTGAAAGGAGGACAGACATGAATCCAAGCTTCAGGCCGATCATCGTAAATAGGATTAGAAAAGATGCTCCGATAATGACATCGGGGCTGACAATCAAGACATTGTTAAAAGATAATAGCGTATTTTTCGTTTGATTCTTTTTCACATTGGCAATTGCAATTGCCCCGATGACACCCAAGATGGTAGAAATCGCAGCCGACAACAGAGCAATGATCAATGTATTAAGTACAATGATGAACAAACGTGTATCATGAAAGACTTCTTTGTACCATTCCCATGTGAAACCTTTGAAATCATGCATGGTTCCCCCGCTGTTGAAGGAATAATACATCAGATAAAAGATCGGGGCGTATAAAATGATAAAGACCGCTGCCAGATAGACGTTTGCAAGTTTTCCGTTTTTTCTCATTCTACAGCCCTCTCTTTCTGCTGCCTGTGATGACCATGATGACAACCATGATAATAATCAGGAACACCGCGATTGTGGAACCCATTCCCCAATCCATTGTCACAAGGAAATGCTGCTCAATTGCGGTACCGAGAGTGATGACCCGGTTGCCGGCAATAAGCCTTGTGAGCATGAAAAGAGAAAGGGCCGGAATGAATACTGCCTGGCATCCTGATTTGACTCCATCAAGCGTCAGCGGGAATATCACTTTCTTGAACGTCGTCCATGCACTTGCCCCTAAATCCCGTGATGCAGAGATTAAGGATGGATTCATTTCTTCAAGTGCGTTATAGATTGGTAAAATCATAAACGGTATAAAAATATAGACCGAAACAAAAATGAAACTGAAATCAGTGAACAAAATTTGTTTTGTGCCGATTCCAACAGCTTCCAAAAACGCATTCGCCGCTCCATATGTTCCGAATATCCCGATGAATGCATATGCCTTTAACAGCAAGTTGATCCAAGATGGAAGAATGATCAATAGAAGCCATAGCTGCTTATGCTTCGTCTTTGTCAGGATATAGGCAGCCGGGTACGCAATCAACAGGGAAAAGGCAGTAATTAAAAATGCATACCAAAAGGAGCTTATCGTCATTTTCATATAAACAGGCGTAAAGAATTTTTGATAGTTTTCGAAGCTAAAATCCCCTTCGATGTTGAAGAAGGAATAATAGACAATCAATAGGATCGGAGCTGCGACAAACAATATAATCCAGAATACATAAGGAATCAGATAGACGTTTCTCGTTTTGCTCATTTTGAGGCTCCTTCTTGATAGCCTTCAAGGCGTCTGTCAAAGTCCTCTTCTGATTCATTGAATCGCATAACGTGGATGGCTTCAGGTTCGAAATATAGTCCGATCTTCGTACCGACAACCGCTTTTTTCGTTGAATGGACAAGCCACTCATTGCCGGCATCATCGAACCCGCAGATTTCGTAGTGAACGCCGCGGAACAATTGAGAATCCACACGTACTTCAAGCTTGCCTTGTTCCGGTTTTGTGATCTCTAAATCTTCCGGGCGGATGACGATTTCAATCGATTCGTTTGCCTGAAGCCCCTTGTCCACACATTCGAATTGCTTCCCGACGAACTCAACAAGGTAGTCATTCACCATTTTCCCAGAAACGATATTCGACTCCCCAATGAAATCAGCCACAAAACGGTTGATCGGCTCATCGTAGATATCGATAGGTGTACCGCTTTGCTGAATGACCCCTTCATTCATAACAAAGATTTCATCCGACATCGCAAGGGCCTCTTCCTGATCATGCGTGACGAAGATGAACGTGATGCCGAGTCTGCGCTGCAGCTCCCTCAATTCATACTGCATTTCCGTACGCAGCTTCAAATCCAGTGCTGACAGCGGTTCATCCAAAAGGATTACTTCCGGCTCGTTTACAATGGCACGGGCAATCGCGACACGCTGTCTCTGCCCGCCGGACATTTCATTGATTTCTCTTGTTTCATAGCCTTCCAAGTTGACGAAGCGAAGCGCTTCACGGACTTTTTCCTGAATCTGTGCATTCTTCATTTTCTTGATGCGAAGTCCGAATGCAACATTTTCAAATACATTTAAATGAGGAAACAGTGCATAGTCCTGGAACACAGTATTGACCTGTCTTTTGTTAGCCGGCAATTGATTTACTTTTTTGCCATTGATATAGATCGTTCCTTCAGTAGGCTCCATAAATCCTGCAATTAAACGTAAAATAGTTGTTTTCCCACACCCTGAAGGTCCGAGGAGTGTATGGAATTTCCCTTTTTCTATTTCAAAGCTGACATCTCTCAATACAGTTGTTTCATCAAATTTCTTTGTCACATTTTCAAAACGAATAATCGTCTGCTCTTCCACTCATTCCCACTCCCTAAAGTTATAAATAAGATTGTGTTGCGGCAATTAAAACTTTTGAGGTCCCATGATGGGCATTAATGAATTGGTGCTCATCAGAGGCCAGATAATAAATCGATTCACCCTGTTTGGCATGAAAGAATGTATTCCCGACCCGAACGGAGATCTTCCCCTCAAGCACGTAGGCAAATGTTTCCGATAAAGAAGGAGGAAAAGCTTTAAATTCCCCATTGTCCTGGAGTGTTAAAATGATGGGCTCCATTTCCTTTTCATTGGATTCCGGCACAAGCCATTGAATTCGATAGCCTTTTTCATCATCCCAATACTCAGTTTGATCTTCTTCGTGGTAAACGACTTTTTGATCCGCTACATCTTCATCAAAGAAGTCCTTTGGAGAACAGCCCAGCACTTCCAAAATACTAAAGAACGTATCAATGGACGGTGAACTGAGGTCTCTTTCAAGCTGCGAAATATACCCCTTGCTCAAATCGGTCCTTTCCCCCAGTTCCTCTTGGGTAAGCCCTTTTTTCACCCTTAAGTTTTTAATTTTCTTCCCTATTTTCATGTCAGTACCTCTCTCACTGTTTAAAATAAGTAAACTCAAAGTGAAGAAAGTTTATTATTACGAAACTTTATGTTTAATATAAATGCTAGTTCATTATACAAAAGTTGATTTTGATTTCCAACAATTTTTTATGGATTTTATGTGGGAATTTTTAAGAAAAAGTGACGAAATATAATATTGACAAATAAATAATTTTATGTTATAATTAAATATTTTACTATTGACTGCATTCTCCTTTTTCTTTATTCTATATTTTGTAGAAAGATGGAAGGGGCGAACGTTTATATGAAAATAGGAAATGGGATTGAAATGCTTGAAATATCCGCAGAAATGATGGGGGCTGTACAGACGATTCACCCTGTATTGATTTGGGATGACAATGAAGCTCTATTGATTGATACGGGTTTTCCTGGACAGCTTCCACTCTTTAAAGGAGCGTTTGAAAAAGCAGGCGTCCGGATGGATTCTCTTTCCACTATCCTCATTACCCATCAAGATATTGACCATATTGGCAGTCTTTCCGCTCTTCTTGATGAAGCAGAAAGAGCTATAAAGGTATTAGCCAGCAGCGTGGAACAGCCTTATATCCAAGGGGATAAACGATTACTGAAGATTACGGATGAGGCTATATCTAAAGTGGAAGCAAGTCTCCCTTCAGATATTCCCGAGCAATGGAAACAATCATTTATTTCTATTTTGAAAAATCCGCCGAAAGCTCCTGTCGACCGCGTTATAACGAAAGGAGAGGTGCTTGATATTGGAGGCGGATTGACCGTCCTCGCTACCCCGGGACATACTCCCGGACACATCAGCCTTTTCCATCATGCAAGCAAGACATTGATTGCCGGTGATGCTATGGTGGTGGAGAATGGAGAACTTCAAGGCCCTTCACCGGCCGTCACAATTGATATGAAGTCTGCCATGCTTTCGCTTAAGCAGCTGCTTGAACTGGATATCGACAAAGTCATCTGCTACCACGGCGGTCTGTACGAAGGAAATATCCATAATAGAATCAAACAAATTCTTGAACAAAAATAAACAAAACCCCCGCCAATCACGACGGGGGTTTTCGTCTGTTCTATTTTAGTTAAAACGGGCATCGCTTAATATGCGGCCGATTTCTTCC
This region of Falsibacillus pallidus genomic DNA includes:
- a CDS encoding ABC transporter ATP-binding protein translates to MEEQTIIRFENVTKKFDETTVLRDVSFEIEKGKFHTLLGPSGCGKTTILRLIAGFMEPTEGTIYINGKKVNQLPANKRQVNTVFQDYALFPHLNVFENVAFGLRIKKMKNAQIQEKVREALRFVNLEGYETREINEMSGGQRQRVAIARAIVNEPEVILLDEPLSALDLKLRTEMQYELRELQRRLGITFIFVTHDQEEALAMSDEIFVMNEGVIQQSGTPIDIYDEPINRFVADFIGESNIVSGKMVNDYLVEFVGKQFECVDKGLQANESIEIVIRPEDLEITKPEQGKLEVRVDSQLFRGVHYEICGFDDAGNEWLVHSTKKAVVGTKIGLYFEPEAIHVMRFNESEEDFDRRLEGYQEGASK
- a CDS encoding MBL fold metallo-hydrolase, with the protein product MKIGNGIEMLEISAEMMGAVQTIHPVLIWDDNEALLIDTGFPGQLPLFKGAFEKAGVRMDSLSTILITHQDIDHIGSLSALLDEAERAIKVLASSVEQPYIQGDKRLLKITDEAISKVEASLPSDIPEQWKQSFISILKNPPKAPVDRVITKGEVLDIGGGLTVLATPGHTPGHISLFHHASKTLIAGDAMVVENGELQGPSPAVTIDMKSAMLSLKQLLELDIDKVICYHGGLYEGNIHNRIKQILEQK
- a CDS encoding helix-turn-helix domain-containing protein encodes the protein MKIGKKIKNLRVKKGLTQEELGERTDLSKGYISQLERDLSSPSIDTFFSILEVLGCSPKDFFDEDVADQKVVYHEEDQTEYWDDEKGYRIQWLVPESNEKEMEPIILTLQDNGEFKAFPPSLSETFAYVLEGKISVRVGNTFFHAKQGESIYYLASDEHQFINAHHGTSKVLIAATQSYL